The proteins below come from a single Bacteroidales bacterium WCE2004 genomic window:
- a CDS encoding putative efflux protein, MATE family, with amino-acid sequence MAASSAAPTELGTRKISTLLRQYAVPGIIAQTAASLYNMVDSIYIGHIPGVGSSAISGLAVTFPLMNLSIAMGTLVGVGAMTLISVLLGQRNYQAAQKVLSNVLTLNVIIGLVFSVVTLSFLSPILRFFGASDVTLPFARDYMSIILAGNAFTHLYFGFNGLIRASGHPRVAMNLTLFTVISNAILDPIFIFVLGMGIRGAAIATVLCQLMALVYTLRFFSDKTRLLHFSKPLFQLDWHVAKQSLAIGVGPFLMNVAASMVALFINQQLGKYGGDLAIGAYGIVNRLTMFFVMINMGFSQGLQPIAGYNYGARQYTRVREVFILTAKWEVLVTFLCFLMSELIPRTAVGLFTNDPQLVDFASRGLRIMNCGFALVGFGMVTGNFFQCLGMVRKSIFLSLSRQLLFLLPLIYTLPLWLQETGVWISFPISDTLNVIISAVLIVRLFRKFDRLKDGENPDILGSTIQS; translated from the coding sequence ATGGCAGCGAGCAGCGCGGCTCCGACTGAGCTCGGAACCCGGAAAATCAGCACGCTTCTGCGCCAGTACGCCGTCCCGGGCATCATCGCCCAGACGGCGGCGTCGCTTTACAATATGGTCGACAGCATCTACATCGGCCATATCCCCGGCGTGGGCTCGTCCGCGATCAGCGGACTGGCCGTGACTTTCCCGCTGATGAACCTGTCCATCGCGATGGGCACGCTGGTCGGCGTGGGCGCGATGACGCTCATCTCCGTCCTGTTGGGCCAGCGCAACTACCAGGCGGCCCAGAAGGTGCTCTCCAACGTCCTCACGCTCAACGTCATCATCGGCCTCGTCTTCTCGGTCGTCACCCTGTCGTTCCTGAGTCCGATCCTGCGTTTCTTCGGCGCGAGCGACGTCACGCTGCCCTTCGCGCGTGACTATATGTCCATCATCCTGGCGGGCAACGCCTTCACGCACCTGTATTTCGGCTTCAACGGCCTGATCCGGGCGTCCGGGCATCCCCGCGTGGCGATGAACCTGACCCTGTTCACGGTCATCAGCAACGCCATCCTCGACCCGATCTTCATCTTCGTCCTCGGGATGGGCATCCGCGGCGCGGCCATCGCGACCGTGCTCTGCCAGCTGATGGCGCTCGTCTACACGCTCCGCTTCTTCTCCGACAAGACGCGCCTGCTGCATTTCAGCAAGCCGCTCTTCCAGCTGGACTGGCACGTGGCGAAGCAGTCGCTCGCCATCGGCGTGGGCCCGTTCCTGATGAACGTCGCCGCCTCGATGGTGGCCCTGTTCATCAACCAGCAGCTGGGCAAATACGGCGGCGACCTCGCGATCGGCGCCTACGGCATCGTCAACCGCCTGACGATGTTCTTCGTGATGATCAACATGGGCTTCAGCCAGGGTCTGCAGCCGATCGCCGGCTACAACTACGGCGCCCGCCAATATACCCGTGTCCGGGAAGTCTTCATCCTGACGGCCAAGTGGGAGGTGCTCGTCACCTTCCTCTGTTTCCTGATGTCGGAGCTGATCCCGCGCACCGCCGTGGGCCTGTTCACCAACGACCCGCAGCTGGTCGACTTCGCGTCGCGCGGCCTGCGGATCATGAACTGCGGCTTCGCGCTGGTGGGCTTCGGCATGGTCACGGGCAATTTCTTCCAGTGTCTGGGGATGGTCCGCAAGTCCATCTTCCTGTCCCTGTCGCGTCAGTTGCTTTTCCTGCTGCCGCTGATCTACACCCTGCCGCTCTGGCTGCAGGAGACGGGGGTCTGGATCAGTTTCCCGATCTCCGATACGCTCAATGTCATCATTTCCGCCGTGCTGATCGTCCGGCTGTTCCGCAAGTTCGACCGGCTCAAGGACGGCGAGAATCCTGATATTCTCGGCAGTACCATTCAATCCTGA
- a CDS encoding FKBP-type peptidyl-prolyl cis-trans isomerase yields MKKTLVYLTLAAVLLGACAKAPKTSKNESARRYLESWMHLNHPDAQKTPLGSYIIEDIPGTGAPAGTNSQHPYAQVAYTVRDLAGAVSLTTDERLSKQLGTYNEQGYYGPVLWYRGDNALLAGLEEAVADMRCGGTRTIVIPGWLMGSESTTGTAYHYDTAEEYYEKVSGSAPAVYTITLTDAFDDVVKWENDSLARYVPAHFPKLAAADSVKQGFYYCRTETPSSLKEFTKDTTIYVNYIGRRLDGVVFDTNIADTAKYYGLYSASRKYGPAAIKWYGSEGDYTDMEMTSAGSSTSTSVIPGFAFGLDQMHPHEKGTAIFSSSWGYGSRSASSAIPAYSPLRFDFEIVDKP; encoded by the coding sequence ATGAAGAAGACACTCGTATATCTGACCCTCGCGGCCGTCCTGCTCGGCGCATGCGCCAAGGCCCCGAAAACCAGCAAGAACGAATCGGCCAGGCGCTATCTCGAATCCTGGATGCACCTGAACCATCCGGATGCGCAGAAGACGCCGCTGGGCTCCTATATCATCGAAGACATTCCCGGGACCGGAGCTCCCGCCGGGACGAACAGCCAGCACCCGTACGCGCAGGTCGCCTATACGGTCCGCGACCTGGCCGGCGCCGTGTCGCTCACGACCGACGAGCGCCTCAGCAAGCAGCTGGGCACGTACAACGAGCAGGGCTACTATGGCCCGGTCCTCTGGTACCGCGGCGACAACGCCCTCCTGGCAGGCCTCGAGGAAGCGGTCGCCGACATGCGCTGCGGCGGCACGCGCACGATCGTCATCCCCGGCTGGCTGATGGGTTCCGAGTCCACGACCGGTACCGCATACCACTACGACACGGCCGAGGAATACTATGAGAAAGTCTCCGGCTCCGCGCCGGCCGTCTATACGATCACGCTGACGGACGCCTTCGACGACGTCGTCAAGTGGGAGAACGATTCGCTCGCCCGCTATGTCCCGGCCCACTTCCCCAAGCTGGCCGCGGCGGATTCCGTGAAGCAGGGCTTCTACTACTGCCGCACGGAGACTCCCTCCAGCCTCAAGGAGTTCACCAAGGACACGACGATCTACGTCAACTACATCGGCCGCCGGCTGGACGGCGTGGTCTTCGACACCAACATCGCGGACACGGCCAAGTATTACGGCCTCTACTCCGCTTCGCGGAAATACGGCCCGGCCGCCATCAAATGGTATGGCTCCGAGGGGGACTACACGGACATGGAGATGACCTCCGCGGGCAGTTCCACCTCCACTTCGGTCATCCCCGGTTTCGCCTTCGGCCTCGACCAGATGCACCCGCACGAGAAGGGCACGGCCATCTTCAGCTCCAGCTGGGGATACGGCTCCCGCTCCGCTTCCTCCGCCATTCCGGCGTATTCCCCGCTCCGCTTTGACTTCGAGATCGTAGACAAACCCTGA
- a CDS encoding Cytidylate kinase, with protein MDKHIIINIGRQFGAGGKGVADVLGERLGIPVYDNELLQKAAEESGFSPAIFKRSDEKRHLWRFGTLFGLSRASSYAPSAIDGTELFKFQSQAIRDIAQKGSAIFVGRASDYVLRDMECLDVFICAPMEDRVKRVCERTGMSAEEAEKFITRKEKARSDYYNFFTFGNWGVASNYDLCLDSSLLGLEGAAEVIIDFGRRAGLL; from the coding sequence ATGGACAAGCACATCATCATCAACATCGGCCGCCAGTTCGGAGCGGGCGGCAAGGGCGTAGCCGACGTGCTCGGCGAGCGCCTGGGCATCCCGGTCTATGACAACGAGCTGCTGCAGAAGGCGGCGGAAGAGAGCGGGTTCAGCCCGGCCATCTTCAAAAGAAGCGACGAGAAGCGGCACCTGTGGCGCTTCGGCACCCTCTTCGGCCTGAGCCGTGCGAGTTCCTACGCGCCGTCGGCCATCGACGGCACGGAGCTGTTCAAGTTCCAGAGCCAGGCGATCCGCGACATCGCCCAGAAAGGCAGCGCCATCTTCGTGGGCCGCGCCTCCGACTACGTCCTGCGGGACATGGAGTGCCTGGACGTGTTCATCTGCGCCCCGATGGAGGACCGCGTCAAGCGCGTATGCGAGCGGACGGGGATGTCGGCCGAAGAGGCCGAGAAGTTCATTACCCGGAAAGAGAAGGCGCGCAGCGACTACTACAACTTCTTCACCTTCGGCAACTGGGGCGTGGCATCAAACTATGACCTCTGCCTGGACTCCTCCCTGTTGGGTCTGGAAGGAGCGGCAGAGGTCATCATCGATTTCGGTCGCCGCGCAGGGTTGCTCTAG